The DNA window ccccagtgcaatgaactgCAGTCTGTTGagattcttggggcagttggcctttacatgccccagctcgttacatttaaaacatcgcccagctgactggtcgCTGGGGCGGGGTcagttgctggagaatggtgtggtgggacaataAGATGTCTGGGGTTTTCCTTAAGTGTAGTTGGCGCCTTGAGCTGCCCCTGGTGGTAGGGTGTGGTTTTGGGGTGTCCTCTCTGATATCCACCCAAACAGAGACCAGGGTTGTTCCGATTTGCCCCGCCTCTCTGACAGTCTGAGACTGctcatattgatcagcataagaagcaagattttctgctgagtccattttcttatcccataaacactgttctACATCATTGCTCATAGTCAGGAAGTGCTCCTGGACAACCAAATCACACATTCATTCAAAGCCAGTTACACCCCTTCCTTTGatccatttatctaacagatccttcatctggtttacataagacACATTACTTAGTCCACCCCCTCTCTTAAAGGCTCTAAATTTCaggtgtaatttgaaattgcttcaaaaccaaatccttgaatttaccATAGTCAGAAGCATCCTCAATAGGCATCTTGTTGAATAAGTTCAGAGCTCTTCTAGTCAATTTTGCTACCAGTGTGGTCCTCTTGTGATCTTCAGGAATTGCATGGagggtgcacagtctctcaaaggtgatgaaatattcagcaatatcactagattcatcatactgtggacatagttgctcccatttgtggatttttggggaggtggagccagctgctgaaaggttttgtccttttaattttatcgcctccagttcatgcttcctctctctttttttttttttgctctcctgagcatgctgcctctttccttctcctcccgaGCAGCCTTTTCTCTGGCCACTTGTGCATCAATCTCCATCTCTTTTAATTCCagttgtctttcatgttccttcttTCTTCAGTTTCCACTCTGGCTAAATCTAGTTTCTTTTAGACATCGCTTTCCATCATCCTAGCCACCCTGTGCCTAGCCTAGCCTAACCTAAGAGCTAGaaagaggaaggggggggggaagaaaaaaaagcttgTGAATTCCCTTGCAGGACTTAACTACTCTGCCctgaggcagaggggaaaaaaactccagctgctctcatcttatttttaaaaaaaaacaaaacaccctgcCTGACTTCAAgcagtcaaaagaaaaaatattttctttttaaaatcctaagatctatgcttctggttcaaaatgatcccaaaaCGTCAGGGTTCCGTCCCCgctctgagctctagggtacagatgtggggactcgcatgaaagaccctctaagcttatatttgccagtttaggttaaaaacttccccaacgcacaaatccttccttggatgagtactgctgccaccaccaagtgagttagacaaagattcaggaaaaggaccgcttggagttcctgtttccccaaaatattcccccaagcctcttcaccccctttcctggggaggcttgagaataatctaccaaccagataggtaaacaaggtgagcacagaccagacccttgggctTTTAGGATGctaaaacccaatcagattcttaaaaaacagaactttattataaagaaaaaaaagtaaaagaagcacctctgtaaaatcaggatggagtaattttacagggtaataagacttAAAACACACTTgccccctaggcaaaacttcaaagttaaaaaaaacaaaaacaacaggaataaacctccctcttagcacagggaaaattcacaagccaatacaaaagataatctaacacattccttgctattacttactatttttgtaatattgacaggtttcagagtagcagccgtagtgagctgtagctcacgaaagcttatgctctaataaattttagtctctgaggtgccacaagtcctccttttctttttatttttgtaatatagtatcatttcagtaggagctggattacttgcttggtttCTCTGTCTCGGAGAGAACACCCACACAGCACAAAAACAAactctttctctcttctcccaccccaccccacccttggtccttctggtcaggtgccaactaggttaatagaactgattaacccctttcaggtaagaggattctgtacctctggccaagagggattttatactACTGCATACAGAAAGgttgtttcccttccctttatagttatgGCAGCTACATCTCAGTACTTAGTTTTCTCCTCTCTTCTATCTAGACGGTTTGGCTTTCTAAACCTTTGGAACAGTGCTACTGTGAGCTGAACAGTGAAAATGGGGCTCTTGCATCAAACAGCTAAACTGAAAGTATTTGTTGCTGGTGttgcttctggaatactgtgttcagctctggtgtccacaattaacAAAAggtgctgaaaaattggagagggttgagAAAAGAGACATGAGAACCATTAAAgtgttagaaaacatgccttatgggGTAGGACTCAAGGAGACTGAGTTATATAACAcctcaaagagaaggttaaggagtgacttgaacATAATCTAAAGTATGTATGTAGGGAAGAGAGATTTGATAGAAGGCTCTTTATGGCTGCCTCCAAGGGGCCCATCCTCTTAGCCCCCAGCGTCTGGCGCTCTTACAGAAAAGTTGTCAGGTACAGGGGAAGGTGCTCAGCATGGTAATGTCCATTCAGGTCAGACCTGGAAATTGACATCGTAAATGGTCAGTGTGGGAATAATCATCTCCCTTCTCGTGTCCGGTCTGGCAGTTACGTAACAGGATGTttggggcagcaggcagggtggAAAATCCTCACACTCCTGCCAGTGCCATGCATTGGCTCTAATCCCACCCGTGGAAGGGCTCCTGAGTGTAGAATTTTAGCATTTTccattcaaaaatatatattttagaggGAAAGTTGTCTTATTTCAAAACTTTGGATGGAGGGGGAAAACTTTCCTCTCATCTCTATTACAGAGCAAAGTCCTAATTTGGAATTTGGCCCTGGGATTTTTGCTCACGACTCCATTCTGTGCCTCATTATCATGCACTGAGGGGAACTAGTTGGAGGAACAAACAACCCCAACAATGCAGACACCATTTCCCTAGTGTTTATTGTacccaattaaaaaaatctcagcaaaCTTAATCCATGTTCAGCTGGCAGCATCTATCCTCAGTGCCAGCACAGCCACTGCATCCGCCCAGCTTGGTCTCCCTGACATGTGCTGCTGACCTGTGGCAAAATTTGTGTCAGACAAAAAGTTAGCCCTGATGTTCAGTGGGATACAGGAATGAAAAGACAGCCCCGTTTGTTACCCTGTGGGAGGGAGCCCCTAGGGCTGAGCTAAGGTACGGGCTGGGTGGGAGGTTGTGCTCTAGCTAAGGGAGTTCATCCCTATTTCCTTTGCTGCAAGCCCAAGACCATTAGGCCTTTGATGGCTCAAACCCCATGCAGGATGGGGCTGGCACTGTTAACGCTCATGCTAGGTGTGCAAGGGGGGGCCCACACTTCAGTACTCAAGTTATGAGGCTGTGTTCTGAGTTATGTAGcaaacgggggggaggggtgacgtGCCCACCCATGGGGTCTGAGTGACTCCATTTCTAATGATGCAGCTGGGCTAAGTGGTAGCAGGCAGCTGTCGTTCCCAGAGCCAGACACTAGCGAGCGATAAGCACATTGCACTAAGCTGCTGTTACACCTGGGCAAGGACTGGGTGCTCTGCCTGGGAGGACCTGGCCTGGCGGGTGGCTGCTCCTTCCCTCAGTGCGCTGTGGGGGGGCTGGCCCAGCTGCTCCACAGGCACCAACCTGCAATGGCCACGGGTGACCAGGGCAGCTGAGCTAGGTGTTGGCTGGGCCACCACAACCACCAGTGCCCCCCTGCGGTGAGGGGTGGGGTTTTCATGGGAGGGGAGTCTTGTGGGCTGCAGTCTGAAGGGCTTGCACGGAGCACTGGGTGACcacaccctgccctcccctccaggCAGGAGTTAGCCAAAAGCCAGAATAAGGGGGCACCTGTCTTCAGCTGCCAGCTTGCCACAGCCAGAGTGAGCTGACAGACCCTGTGCTGCAAAGGGCAACGcctaacccggggggggggggtctgttggGTTTAAGGGGAGCTTTGTCATGTTTTCACCTTAGGCTGGGGCTTGCTTAGGAAGAGCTGGGGCATAACTCAAGGGGGGCCCATCGTGCTCTGTATAGCCTGCAGCGAAGGCACTGCAGGCTGGCTGGGGAATTCAGTAGCAGGAAAGGGGGCAGCCTGGAAATGCCTCTGTTGGGAGAGGTGGGGCTCCAGTCCCCCCAGGGAGGTGGCAGGTTGGGAGCTGGTAGCCTGTAAGGGGGAATATGGGGGCAGATGCCCTGAATTGTAGAAGCCCCCTGTCCCTTCATCCCCCCTGCTATCCTGCCTTGCCCCACGACTCTGTGGGGCAAAGTTTCTTTCTGGGCCCTTTTAGGAGTGTGCTTCTGGGGCAGCTATGGACCTCTGCCTTGTCCTGGCAGGGAGgagcccccctgctcctgcccagattggttcctcccaccccctttcccatcTACACTCCTGTGTCCAGGGGATACAGCCCCAGCAGGATCCCCCTCGCCTCCTGCTCTGAGCACCTAGGTCCTCTGAGCTCGGGGGGTCGGGGGAaacttccctgcctgtcctggtaccaacttcccccaccctcccatttcACAGCCTCTGCCGTGGGGGGCTCTGTCCCTGCAGGCCCCAGGCCCACTCAGCACCAGTTGAACGTGCGCCCCACCAGGCTGAAGAAGTGCTCGTTGTGGGCACTGAAGTAGGtgcagagctgctccagcagcagctcggCGATGGGCGGGTGGGGCCGCCCCTTGGACTCGTCTAGGCAGCGCTGGCGGGCCCCGGCCTGCAGGCAGTAGAAGCCCTTGGTCTGGTTGAAGTAGAAGTTGTCAGGGCCCAGCCAGGGCGCCAGGCCCAGGAACTGCTCCACGCGGCGCAGCTCAGCCAGGGGCTCGCGGATCAGGCTGCCACCGTCCACCACGTGGATGTGGGCCGGGGGGAAGGCGGCCAGCCAGCGGGCCAGGTGCAGGGCATAGAGGCTGCGCTGGATGGGCTTGTAGCGGGTGTCGAGGCCCTGGTCCCCCCGCACCAGGAGCCGCTCCAGGGGCGGGTAGGGCTTGCACCGCGCCTGGCGGTTGTGCAGGATCTGGGTGTAGTCCGACACCAGCCGCTCCACCGGGTCCCGCACGATGAGCAGCAGCCGCATGCCAGGGGCCAGGGCATGGATGCGCGCAGGGGCCCGGGGGGAGGAGAAGTAGCCTGGGGTCTTCTCCATGGTGAGCTGGCCAGGGCGCGAGAGGGGCATCTGCTGGCAGTACCAGCCCAGCCCCCGGCGGTAGTTCTCCTCCCGGTTGAAGAAGTGCACCTCGGAGCGGGCAGCAGCCACCTGGGGGTGCAGCGCCAGCATCTCCAGCAGGGCTCGCGTGCCCCCCTTCCGCACCCCGATGATGAGCCCCTGGGGCAGGCGGCGCTGCAGGCTGCTCGCCTGGAACCCGGATGTGTTTCCCGGCCACGGAGCCTCCTGGGCCCAGGACTCCAGCGTCCCCTGCTCCAGGCGGGccgccccagcctctgccagcaggagcagccagccagcccaccAGCAGACCATGGCTGCCCTTGCCTGGGGAAGATGGGCACAAGTTGCCTGGGCTcttggcaggagctgggggtCTCACAGCCAACCCCCTTTCATGGCCAGGGTTAACGGCAGGGGCTCCCTTTCCTTACCCCCAGGGGGGTCCCgccctgctcctggctggcaGAGCCCCTTCCCTGGCACCGTCTCCGCTCAAAGGGGCAGCGGGGTGCTACGGCCCCAGTGCATCTCGCGGGGTGCTACGGCCCCAGTGCATCTCGCAGGGTTCCAGCCCCGCTCCGCTTCCCGGGGCAGCTCCGGTGCTGGGACCCTTGTTCGATTAACCGGCTCCTCAACGCCTGGCGCAGCCACCTgcgggaggaaggggagaaacgGAGCCTCAGTAAGACTCACAGGGCTTCCTCTGATCCCTGGCACAAAGTAACCCAGCCGGAGCAGCCCGGGGATGGATCAGGGCTGACCAGCATGAAATAACGGCCCCTGGGGCAGGCATCTCCTGGCACGAAGTGCCCAGTTGGGCAACAGGGCCCCTGCAGAGTGCATGCGcactcccccccccatgctgacAGTCCCCCCGCTGCCAGGTCCATTCTCAACCCCCCCACCTCATCATCCATGTACCCGCAACAGGCCCCCCCCCACAGACCCAAAGCAGCTCCTCCAAGCTGGATTTAAAGACCCCAAGATCCAGACGcccccatttacaccagtttaaacctgcaagtgaccccctgccccccctgcagAGGCAGGTGACCCCCCGCCAATCTGcccagggcttggggggggagtTCTTCCCGACCCGTGTGCAGCGatcagccccccacacacacacacaaacacccccccacGTGTCCACACAggcccagccagccccgccccacaggagctgctgctccgGCTGAGCGGGGCACTAGGGAGCCCTTCGGCAACCCACGTCCCCCGCCTGACGCCCTCACTGAGCCCCTGGGAGCCCCGCTGGCGTCAGCGAGCGTCGAGCCCCGTCTCCCGGCCCCCGGGGGCGGGTGTGTCGCCGTGGACACCGCGCGGGGGGTTCCGCGCGTCCCCGCCGGGAGgggccggagctgcagctggggcgggggctgctGAGACCCAGCAAACTCATCTGCCGGCGGCGCCCCCGCGGCCAACAAGGGGGCAGATTCCGGCCTCTCCCCGGGCCGGGCCCAAGCGTCTGCCCGGCTGCGGGAAACCGAGGCAGGAGGGGCCGCTCCCAGCGACCcagagctgcgggggaggggcgcGCTGCCGGGCCGGCTCGGGGGTGGGGGCGCCAGTGCAAACCCGGCGGAGGCCTTAGCCCGGCTGCACCCCGACCCCGAGCCACTGCAGCGCCCCATGAGATGGGCTGAAGGGGCGAAAGTACCGGCGGAGCGTCAGGGCAGCGGCCGGGCACCGCGGCACGGAACCGGGCTGGGAACGGCCCAGTCTCTGCCACAGCTGGGCACAGACAGACCCGGCACCCTCGCCCCCACGCTGGCGGGAGCCAATGTGATCTCCCCAGCTCctgggggctggaagccaggactcctgggttctctcccggctccaggagaggagtggggttcggggggggggaggctgggagccaggactcctggggtctctccCTGGAGTTAAGGAAATGATGGGTCTTCCCTCTCTCAGCTTCCCCTCTGGGGCTAGTGACACCCGCccaggaggggctggagcagggccagggtcactcccagctcctggcactgcAGGGCCTGCCCGTCTCTCGGGGGGACGCTATTTGGCTCGGTGACGTATTTTGCTCTAATGAGGCGGAGCCCCCGGGGGATGATCCCCACTTCCTGGAGGATGTGAATTGTGGGGagccaggcgggggggggcagcggtCACGGAAGCGCGTTTAAAGGGACAAAAGCCTcaatatgggggtgggggagattgaACCCCAGCCCCCGGGGGTCCCCTGTGTCGCTGCAGCgcccctctgcccagggccccaggaatcCAGCCACGGTCCAAGCCCCCAGGTGACCGccgaggaggggagagaggctttGGGAGAAGGGgcaccagggcttaatttgtgccgtGGCTTGTCTGGGCTgagccttccccccccagccctggcccccctgGGCCTGGCGTGTCAGTTATGAATGAACTGCTcgagccccagccctctcctcggGGGGCACCGCGCACAGGGGGCAGATGCAGCGCCTGCAGGGCCCAGTGCCAATGCCCCGGGTGGCATCATACCAGGGACCCAGCCCGGGACAGCAACGTACTAAGGACCCGGCCCCCATCTCCTTCCCCGCATGCCATTGTACCGGGGACCCAACCCCCCCGACCCTTTCCAGGATGGCACCTGTACCGgggcctgccctccccccccgcccgtgACACAGACCTGGGCACACAGGAGTGAGAAACACTCCTGCTCCGGGCCCCCTAGCCTGGggccctccctgcctgccccacctgtGCAGGCGGCGGAGTTtccggcagggctgggagccaggggcagaAATACCCCATGGCGCTTGGGGGTGCGACACGGGCCATGCGGGGCCCGCAGGGGGCCCCGGTTTGTGCTGGGAGGGGGGTTGGTTCTATGGGTCTAGGCCCCCCCGTGGGATGAGACGCAGCGATcggcacccagaccccccccatcGCCCCCCACTGGACCCCCGGGGCTTCTGAGCCTGCCCGGCGAAGCGAGGGTTAAAAGCACCATCTCTCCCGCTGGGCCGGATGGGGACCCAGGCCCGGGGCGATTCGCTAGAACTGAGGTGCTGGCCCGGCCCACAGTGGGGGGGCAAGGGTGGGGGCAGGTGACGTAGCATCGCCTGCTCCGGGCAGCCTGAGCCAGACCCCCCCCGGAACGAGTGTAATTGGGTTACAACGCCGCCCCCCACCAGCGCCCAGCTCTGAGGAGCCCCTGACtcagcctgccccctccccccacggcccccctcaacccccccatatccgtccctccctgccccacacccctcaTCACTCGCGCCCCTGCCCTAGTTCCCGAGCTGGTTGTCACACGGGTGCGCGCCCCGCTGGGGCGGACGGCGGCTGTCGGGGCTCCCCCCGGGTCTGTCCCGGCGCCGACCTAGGGATCCACCACCTGAGAACAC is part of the Dermochelys coriacea isolate rDerCor1 chromosome 26, rDerCor1.pri.v4, whole genome shotgun sequence genome and encodes:
- the LOC119848761 gene encoding heparan sulfate glucosamine 3-O-sulfotransferase 1-like, producing the protein MVCWWAGWLLLLAEAGAARLEQGTLESWAQEAPWPGNTSGFQASSLQRRLPQGLIIGVRKGGTRALLEMLALHPQVAAARSEVHFFNREENYRRGLGWYCQQMPLSRPGQLTMEKTPGYFSSPRAPARIHALAPGMRLLLIVRDPVERLVSDYTQILHNRQARCKPYPPLERLLVRGDQGLDTRYKPIQRSLYALHLARWLAAFPPAHIHVVDGGSLIREPLAELRRVEQFLGLAPWLGPDNFYFNQTKGFYCLQAGARQRCLDESKGRPHPPIAELLLEQLCTYFSAHNEHFFSLVGRTFNWC